A genomic stretch from Methylorubrum extorquens includes:
- the sdaB gene encoding L-serine deaminase (Evidence 2a : Function from experimental evidences in other organisms; Product type e : enzyme): MISTFDLFKIGIGPSSSHTVGPMIAGRRFRETVLTRAGVARVSAEIYGSLAWTGRGHGTDVAILLGLMGHAPSTIDPDRTAPLADELRRTGDLGIPGVHFEPERDLVFNFKDILPLHTNGMRFRAYDAGDALIEDQIFYSVGGGFVVTAAEAEAAAAGHAECVPPPLAFGSGRELLDLTLRTGLTIPQIQLANELTLRPRDEIDAGLDAIRDAMFACIERGLRMDGELPGGLRVRRRAKRLYESLEATKLANSRPAHEIMDWISLYALAVNEENASGGRVVTAPTNGAAGIVPAVLRYTRDFCPDWSDERGREFLLTAAAIGGLIKARASISGAEVGCQGEVGSAAAMAAAGLTAALGGSAFQIENAAEIAMEHHLGMTCDPIAGLVQVPCIERNAFGANKAVVAASLSLRGDGQHRVSLDEVIETMRQTGHDMQAKYKETSLGGLAVNVAAC, from the coding sequence ATGATCAGCACCTTCGATCTGTTCAAGATCGGGATCGGTCCGTCGAGCTCCCACACCGTCGGGCCGATGATCGCCGGGCGCCGGTTCCGCGAGACCGTGCTCACCCGCGCTGGCGTCGCCCGCGTCAGCGCCGAGATCTACGGCTCGCTCGCCTGGACCGGGCGCGGCCACGGCACCGACGTGGCGATCCTGCTCGGGCTCATGGGCCACGCGCCCTCCACCATCGACCCGGATCGGACGGCGCCGCTCGCCGACGAACTGCGCCGCACCGGCGATCTCGGCATTCCGGGCGTCCATTTCGAGCCCGAGCGCGACCTCGTCTTCAACTTCAAGGACATCCTGCCGCTGCACACCAACGGCATGCGCTTTCGCGCCTACGATGCCGGGGATGCGCTGATCGAGGACCAGATCTTCTATTCGGTCGGCGGCGGCTTCGTCGTCACCGCCGCCGAGGCGGAAGCCGCCGCGGCGGGTCATGCGGAGTGCGTGCCACCCCCGCTCGCCTTCGGCAGCGGGCGCGAACTCCTCGACCTGACCCTGCGCACCGGGCTGACGATCCCGCAGATCCAGCTCGCCAACGAGCTGACCCTGCGCCCGCGCGACGAGATCGATGCCGGCCTCGACGCGATCCGCGATGCGATGTTCGCCTGCATCGAGCGCGGCCTGCGCATGGACGGCGAATTGCCCGGCGGCCTGCGGGTACGGCGGCGCGCCAAGCGGCTCTACGAGTCGCTGGAGGCGACGAAGCTCGCCAACAGCCGCCCGGCCCACGAGATCATGGACTGGATCAGCCTCTACGCGCTGGCCGTCAACGAGGAGAACGCCTCGGGCGGCCGGGTGGTGACGGCGCCGACCAACGGCGCGGCCGGCATCGTGCCGGCGGTGCTGCGCTACACCCGCGATTTCTGCCCCGATTGGAGCGACGAGCGCGGGCGCGAGTTCCTGCTCACCGCCGCCGCCATCGGCGGGCTGATCAAGGCCCGCGCCTCGATCTCGGGGGCGGAGGTCGGCTGCCAGGGCGAGGTCGGCTCGGCCGCGGCGATGGCGGCGGCGGGGCTCACCGCCGCGCTCGGCGGCTCGGCCTTCCAGATCGAGAACGCCGCAGAGATCGCCATGGAGCACCATCTCGGCATGACCTGCGATCCGATCGCCGGCCTCGTCCAAGTGCCCTGCATCGAGCGCAACGCCTTCGGCGCCAACAAGGCGGTGGTGGCGGCCTCGCTGTCGCTCCGCGGCGACGGCCAGCACCGGGTGAGCCTCGACGAGGTGATCGAGACCATGCGCCAGACCGGCCACGACATGCAGGCCAAGTACAAGGAAACCTCGCTCGGGGGGCTGGCCGTCAACGTCGCCGCCTGCTGA